One genomic segment of Ricinus communis isolate WT05 ecotype wild-type chromosome 3, ASM1957865v1, whole genome shotgun sequence includes these proteins:
- the LOC125369556 gene encoding uncharacterized protein LOC125369556, translating to MPRYAKFLKEILSNKRKFEDSACVTLNEEYSANFQNKLLEKRYDLGSFTIPCVISNLFVNDALADLGAGINVMSYSLFIKLGLSETKPTRMSIQLADRSVNYPRGIVENLLVKVNKSIFPVNFMILDMDGESSVPLILGRHFLAISRAMIDVCDGKLKLRIGDETVTFDLHNPIS from the coding sequence ATGCCTCGGTATgcgaagttcttaaaggagattcttagcaacaagaggaagtttgAAGACTCGGCATGCGTGACCTTAAACGAGGAATATTCAGCAAATTTCCAGAACAAGTTATTGGAAAAGCGATATGatctagggagttttactattccttgtGTTATAAGTAACTTATTTGTCAATGATGCCTTAGCTGATTTAGGGGCTGGAATTAATGTAATGTCGTATAGCCTGTTCATAAAATTGGGGCTGTCAGAAACCaaacctactaggatgagtataCAATTAGCTGATAGGTCTGTTAACTATCCTAGAGGTATTGTAGAAAATTTActagtaaaagtaaataaatctATATTTCCTGTCAATTTTATGATCTTAGACATGGACGGTGAGAGTAGTGTACCCTTAATTCTAGGAAGACATTTTCTTGCAATATCTAGGGCAATgatagatgtttgtgatggaaagtTAAAACTTAGGATAGGGGATGAGACTGTCACCTTTGACTTGCATAATCCCATAAGCTAG